Proteins from one Vicinamibacterales bacterium genomic window:
- a CDS encoding ankyrin repeat domain-containing protein codes for MEQAFFDAVKGGNLDEVRRLVRDRPARAGARDANGVSGILIAIYHRRPEVAAALVEMGAPIDIFDASALGLVDRLTALVKEDPALVSAFAQDGFYPIGLAAYFGHLDAVRALIASGADAHAVARNPFKVQPIHAAAASRNLEIIRAVLQAGGDPNVPQQQGFVPLHEAASSGNREMAELLVAYGANPRLPNDAGKTSIDLAREKGHPDLADWLDKG; via the coding sequence ATGGAGCAGGCGTTCTTTGACGCGGTGAAGGGCGGCAACCTCGACGAGGTGCGGCGGCTTGTTCGCGACCGGCCCGCCCGCGCTGGCGCGCGGGACGCCAACGGCGTCTCCGGCATTCTCATCGCCATCTACCACCGTCGCCCTGAGGTGGCCGCCGCCCTCGTGGAGATGGGCGCGCCCATCGACATCTTCGATGCGAGCGCGTTGGGCCTGGTCGACCGTCTTACGGCGTTGGTGAAGGAGGACCCGGCCCTGGTGTCCGCGTTCGCGCAGGACGGCTTCTATCCGATCGGCCTGGCTGCATACTTCGGCCATCTCGACGCGGTCCGCGCCCTGATTGCCTCCGGCGCCGACGCTCACGCCGTGGCGAGGAATCCGTTCAAGGTGCAGCCAATCCACGCGGCCGCGGCCAGCCGTAACCTGGAGATCATCCGCGCGGTGCTCCAGGCGGGCGGCGATCCGAATGTCCCGCAGCAGCAGGGCTTCGTGCCGCTGCACGAAGCTGCGTCGAGCGGCAACCGCGAGATGGCGGAGCTACTGGTGGCCTACGGCGCCAATCCGAGGCTGCCGAACGACGCCGGCAAGACCAGCATCGACCTCGCGAGAGAGAAGGGCCACCCCGACCTTGCCGACTGGCTCGACAAGGGATGA
- a CDS encoding transposase produces the protein MARRPRLQLNGAIYHVMSRGNRKSQIYDDAIDRQRFLDIVAIASERYEVRVLADVEMDNHYHLVLDTPRGTLSAAMRYINGVYTQHVNRRHRRTGHVFEGRFTSRLVDSDLYLRTVVRYVAMNPVVAGLVTNPEDWAWSSYRATAGLAKPHPFLHLDWMEWVFGCGSRAAAQALYRAFVKSPEATNDATGADVVGSAAFESAVRRHIGESMAHIALPRAYRSLARPPVEELFKDVGFSRNKRDAMIRRAHVVHGYRLSEIAEHLGLHPNSMSKVLRRLKSLRHSG, from the coding sequence ATGGCCAGGCGTCCCCGACTTCAACTCAACGGCGCGATCTATCACGTGATGTCTCGCGGGAATCGCAAGTCACAGATCTATGACGACGCGATTGACCGCCAGCGATTTCTCGACATCGTAGCCATCGCGTCCGAGCGGTACGAGGTTCGCGTTCTGGCCGACGTCGAGATGGACAATCACTATCACCTTGTACTCGACACGCCGAGAGGGACCCTGTCGGCCGCAATGCGCTACATCAATGGGGTGTACACGCAGCATGTGAACCGACGTCACCGTCGAACGGGTCACGTCTTTGAAGGGCGGTTCACTTCGCGATTGGTCGACAGCGATTTGTATCTGCGGACGGTTGTGAGATACGTCGCGATGAATCCCGTCGTCGCAGGCTTGGTGACAAATCCAGAGGACTGGGCCTGGAGCAGCTACCGGGCTACCGCCGGGTTGGCCAAGCCGCATCCGTTTCTCCACCTCGACTGGATGGAGTGGGTGTTCGGTTGCGGAAGCCGGGCCGCAGCACAAGCATTGTACCGGGCCTTTGTAAAATCGCCGGAGGCGACCAACGACGCGACCGGCGCGGACGTGGTGGGCTCAGCGGCGTTTGAGTCGGCGGTTCGACGGCACATCGGTGAATCGATGGCGCACATCGCGCTTCCCCGGGCATACAGATCTCTAGCGCGGCCACCCGTAGAGGAACTGTTCAAGGACGTGGGCTTCTCCAGAAACAAGCGCGACGCGATGATTCGCCGTGCACACGTGGTTCACGGATATCGGCTGTCAGAGATTGCTGAGCATCTGGGTCTGCACCCAAACTCGATGTCCAAGGTCTTGCGGCGCCTCAAGAGTCTCAGGCATTCGGGGTGA
- a CDS encoding glycosyltransferase: MFALHIDTARTWRGGQQQVLLTVLGLRARGHRAVLVAHPEGELYRRASEGPDLVPLAPVNEIDLAAAWKLSRIVRQWRPAIVHAHDPHAVAMASLGLSFSAPVPRPKLVVSRRVDFHLQGNAFSQWKYRQVDGFIAASAAIRDILVHDGIPTDRIVVVHDGIDVGKIAHRQAADLHAEYWLPHGVPVIVNVGALVGHKGQKYLIDAMPAVLREVPDARLVIFGEGELRAALEKQVKHLSLEKHVLLPGFREDVLSLMKSADLFVMSSITEGLGSAVLDAMAMGLAVVGTRAGGIPEAVVPGVTGELVEPGEPTPLAVEIIKLLKDPSTRRAYGEAGRQRVADRFDVEHLVEGTLSAYRHFAQG, translated from the coding sequence GTGTTCGCCCTCCACATCGACACCGCGCGCACGTGGCGCGGAGGACAGCAACAAGTCCTCCTGACCGTGCTCGGCCTTCGGGCGCGAGGTCACCGGGCGGTGCTCGTCGCGCACCCCGAGGGTGAGCTCTATCGACGCGCGTCCGAGGGTCCCGACCTGGTGCCGCTGGCGCCGGTGAACGAGATCGACCTGGCCGCGGCCTGGAAGCTGTCGCGGATCGTGCGGCAATGGCGGCCGGCGATCGTGCATGCCCACGACCCGCATGCGGTGGCCATGGCGTCGCTGGGCCTGTCGTTCAGCGCGCCGGTGCCGCGCCCGAAACTCGTCGTCTCGCGTCGCGTGGATTTTCATCTGCAAGGCAACGCGTTCTCGCAGTGGAAGTACCGGCAGGTCGACGGCTTCATCGCCGCGTCGGCGGCCATCCGCGACATTCTGGTCCACGACGGCATTCCCACGGACCGCATCGTCGTGGTGCACGACGGCATCGACGTCGGGAAGATCGCACATCGGCAGGCGGCGGACCTGCACGCGGAGTACTGGCTGCCGCACGGCGTGCCGGTGATCGTGAACGTCGGTGCCCTCGTCGGGCACAAGGGCCAGAAGTACCTGATCGACGCCATGCCGGCGGTGCTGCGGGAGGTGCCGGACGCGCGCCTGGTGATCTTCGGCGAGGGCGAGTTGCGCGCGGCGTTGGAGAAGCAGGTCAAGCACCTGTCGCTCGAGAAACACGTGCTGCTGCCGGGATTTCGCGAAGACGTGCTGTCGCTGATGAAGTCGGCCGACCTGTTCGTGATGAGTTCGATCACCGAGGGCCTGGGGTCGGCGGTGCTCGACGCGATGGCCATGGGCCTGGCGGTCGTCGGCACGCGCGCGGGCGGCATCCCCGAGGCGGTAGTGCCGGGCGTGACCGGCGAGCTGGTCGAGCCGGGCGAGCCGACGCCACTGGCCGTGGAGATCATCAAGCTGCTGAAGGACCCGTCCACCCGCCGCGCCTACGGCGAGGCGGGACGCCAGCGTGTCGCCGACCGGTTCGACGTCGAGCACCTCGTCGAAGGCACCCTCTCCGCCTACCGGCACTTCGCCCAGGGGTGA
- a CDS encoding glycosyltransferase family 2 protein, which translates to MPVTATVITLNEAANLRAALESLSWADEIIVVDSQSTDDTAAIAREFTDQVIVRPWPGYIAQKNFAAEQASHDWIFSLDADERVSPALAGEIRTLLQRGPEAPGYRVPRVTFHLGRWIRSTDWYPDYQLRLYDRRRARWTGHLVHESVKADGPVIDLRGELLHYAYRDLAHHLQTMDRYTSLAARQMFEDGRRAGWFDLAVHPPAAFFRNYLLRGGFRDGVPGLIVSAMNARYVGLKFAKLWELCSPSTSTPRARGAEDSNKSS; encoded by the coding sequence GTGCCCGTCACGGCCACAGTCATCACCCTCAACGAAGCCGCCAACCTTCGGGCCGCGCTCGAGTCCCTGTCGTGGGCCGACGAGATCATCGTCGTTGACAGCCAGAGCACCGATGACACCGCCGCCATCGCCCGCGAGTTCACCGACCAGGTGATCGTCCGGCCGTGGCCCGGTTACATCGCGCAGAAGAACTTCGCCGCCGAGCAGGCCAGTCACGATTGGATCTTCTCGCTCGACGCGGATGAGCGCGTGTCGCCGGCGCTTGCCGGCGAGATCCGCACCCTGCTGCAGCGCGGTCCGGAGGCGCCGGGCTATCGGGTGCCGCGCGTCACGTTTCACCTTGGCCGCTGGATTCGATCCACGGACTGGTACCCGGATTACCAGCTGCGCCTCTACGATCGCCGGCGCGCGCGGTGGACGGGGCATCTCGTGCACGAGTCGGTCAAGGCCGACGGCCCGGTGATCGACCTGCGCGGCGAGCTTCTCCACTACGCCTACCGCGACCTCGCGCATCACCTGCAGACGATGGACCGCTACACCTCGCTGGCGGCGCGCCAGATGTTCGAGGACGGGCGGCGCGCGGGCTGGTTCGACCTGGCGGTGCATCCGCCGGCGGCGTTTTTCCGTAATTACCTGCTCCGTGGCGGCTTCCGCGACGGGGTCCCCGGGCTGATCGTCTCCGCGATGAACGCGCGGTACGTCGGCCTCAAGTTCGCGAAACTCTGGGAACTGTGTTCGCCCTCCACATCGACACCGCGCGCACGTGGCGCGGAGGACAGCAACAAGTCCTCCTGA
- a CDS encoding TolC family protein: MSIDDAVATAIEQNLDLQVQRYNPQLQELSITQFKAAYTPNFVSTISTSDQTQPSTNILSGGTASGITNGQSLFNFGVSSLTNWYGGSYDVRWNNGRNTTNNQFSTFNPQLNSSVSATYTQPLLRNFRIDGARQQLLVSQKNKEISDVQLQQSIAVTVRNVRNAYYDLMYALGNLAVQRQSLELAQQSLKDNRARVEIGTMAPLDIVQAEAEVATREESVILAEAAIDRAQDTLRALVFNPSQADFWAARIEPTDSVTFQPTAVDIDGAIKNALGQRTDVVAARKNLEVNDVNIRYFKNQSLPDVSASVNYNARATGGLQVTRGRDPQTGFPTGDILTSVEKSYFSTLGNTFAGDFPGWSLQVDIAYPIGKSTQEAQLARARLQNTQAERQVQSLELQVSTQVREYGRQVQTNAKRVDATRSSRVLAERRLEAEEKKYQAGMTSSFFVLQAQRDLNVARNSELLALVEYAKSVVNYTAVQQSPLF; the protein is encoded by the coding sequence ATGAGCATTGACGATGCCGTGGCGACCGCGATCGAGCAGAACCTCGACCTGCAGGTCCAGCGCTACAACCCTCAGTTGCAGGAGCTCTCAATCACGCAGTTCAAGGCCGCGTATACGCCGAACTTCGTCTCGACCATCAGCACGTCGGACCAGACGCAGCCGTCGACCAACATCCTGTCGGGCGGCACCGCGAGCGGCATCACCAACGGCCAGTCGCTCTTCAACTTCGGCGTCTCGTCGCTCACCAATTGGTACGGCGGCAGCTACGACGTGCGCTGGAACAACGGCCGCAACACGACCAACAACCAGTTCTCGACGTTCAATCCGCAGTTGAACTCGTCGGTGAGCGCCACCTACACCCAGCCGCTGTTGCGGAACTTCCGGATCGATGGCGCCCGCCAGCAACTGCTGGTCAGCCAGAAGAACAAGGAAATCTCCGACGTCCAGCTGCAGCAGTCGATCGCGGTCACGGTGCGCAACGTGCGCAACGCCTACTACGACCTGATGTACGCCCTCGGCAACCTCGCCGTGCAGCGGCAGTCGCTCGAACTGGCGCAGCAGTCGCTCAAGGACAACCGCGCCCGCGTCGAGATTGGCACCATGGCGCCGCTCGACATCGTCCAGGCCGAGGCCGAAGTGGCCACGCGCGAAGAGTCGGTGATTCTCGCCGAGGCCGCCATCGACCGCGCGCAAGACACGCTGCGCGCGCTCGTCTTCAACCCCAGCCAGGCCGACTTCTGGGCGGCGCGCATCGAACCGACCGACTCGGTCACCTTCCAGCCGACCGCGGTCGACATTGACGGCGCGATCAAGAACGCGCTCGGCCAGCGCACCGACGTCGTCGCGGCGCGCAAGAACCTCGAGGTCAACGACGTCAACATCCGCTATTTCAAGAACCAGTCGCTGCCCGACGTCTCCGCGTCGGTCAACTACAACGCCCGCGCCACGGGCGGTCTGCAGGTCACGCGCGGCCGCGATCCCCAGACCGGCTTCCCCACCGGCGACATCCTGACCAGCGTCGAAAAGAGCTACTTCAGCACGCTGGGCAACACGTTCGCCGGCGACTTCCCCGGCTGGTCGCTCCAGGTGGACATTGCCTATCCGATCGGCAAGTCCACGCAGGAAGCGCAGCTGGCGCGGGCGCGGCTGCAGAACACGCAGGCCGAGCGGCAGGTGCAGAGCCTCGAATTGCAGGTATCGACGCAGGTCCGCGAGTACGGCCGCCAGGTGCAGACCAACGCCAAGCGCGTGGACGCGACCCGGTCGTCGCGCGTGCTGGCCGAACGCCGGCTCGAAGCGGAAGAGAAGAAGTACCAGGCCGGCATGACCAGCAGCTTCTTCGTGCTGCAGGCCCAGCGCGACCTCAACGTCGCCCGCAACAGCGAACTGCTGGCGCTGGTCGAATACGCCAAGTCGGTCGTCAACTACACCGCCGTCCAGCAGTCGCCCCTGTTCTAG